AGCCATATAACCATATTGGGGAATTAGAATAAGATTTGCTACCACATTAAATATCAGCCCCAACCCATAAAACACCGGCAAGCGTTTTTGCTTTTCCATAACAACTAATGCCCAACTGTAAGGAGAGGAGAGAAAAAAAGT
This is a stretch of genomic DNA from Patescibacteria group bacterium. It encodes these proteins:
- a CDS encoding polysaccharide biosynthesis C-terminal domain-containing protein, with the protein product TFFLSSPYSWALVVMEKQKRLPVFYGLGLIFNVVANLILIPQYGYMACAYITILTEFIVLILVYREVRISNLLQN